The genomic DNA atttaataaatcagGGCTTTCCAAccgtatttggatagatttgttgttgtgtttattgatgatatattgatctattcGAACACAGAATCCGAGCATGCTCAACATctgagaattgtactacagatttttagagaaaaatagttgtacgcaaaatttagtaaatgtgaattttggctttgagaggttggatttttgggtcacatagtATCAGCCGACAAAATCTAAGTTGATCTGTGTAAAGTTTCTGCTGTGATAAATTAGATGACTTTGAAGAATGTTTCAGAAGTGcgaagttttttgggtttagtAGGTTACTATCTAcgttttgttaaaaaaaattcgATTATTGCTTCGCTAATGACCATATTATTACAGAAAAATATTGAGTTTGTTTGGTCCaataagtgccaacagagttttgatcagctgaaaaacaTGTTGAGGAAAGCTCCAGTGTTGACTCAGCCTAAATCTTGAGTAGCTTATGTTGTTTATAGTGATGTATCTCTcaacggtttgggttgtgtgcttatacaTGTAGGGAAAGTAGTAGCTTATTATTCTCGGcggttaaagtttcatgaaaatgaattatcctactcatgatctctTGTTGGTTGTGATTGTATTCGTTTTGAAGATTTGGAGTCATTATTTAAATAGTAAGAAATGTCACGTGGTTACAcatcacaaaagtttaaagtatttgatgactcagaaagaattgaaTTGAAGATAGAGATGGTGGTTAAAGCTActaaaatattatgatttagttattgattatcatccaggaatgGCTAATGTAGTTTCGGATGCACTAAGTCAAAAGTTGTCATTGTTTGCACTTTGAGTATTGAACGTTTGTTTGGCTCTGAATGAAGATGGTTCTGTATTAGTAGAGTTGAGAAAGAAACCCATATTTCTACAATGAAtttgagaattgaaaattgaagatTCGAGGTTGATGATGAAATGGCAGTTGGTTCAAGATAATTTGAGTACAGAGTACAGTGTTGATGATAATGGTACATTACATTACCatgatagaatttgtgttccaaataaTCTATATTTGAAACATGATATTCTgtctgaagctcacagtagtacgTATTCTATTCATTCGGGTAGCACAaatatgtattgtgatttgaaatagatgtattggtggccgggtataaaatgagaaatttgtgaatttgaagctaaatgcttggtttgtcaacaggtgaaagtCGAACATCAGGTACAGTCAGACCTACTACAACCTATTATGATTCTTAAATGGAAGTGGGAACAAGTTATGTTGGATTTCGTATCTGGTTTACCTATAACTCAGAGAAAGAAAGATTTGATCTGGGTgattgttgacagattgactaaatcgacacATTTTATTCTATTCAGAACAAACTTCACATTTAAGAGATTATCGAAACTATATGTAtctaagattgtgagattacatagaGTTCTAACATCTATTATTTCAGatcgagatccgagatttacattaAGATTTTGGATTAAACTTCACGAGGCTCTAGGCACCAATAATTTTAGCAtaacttttcatcctcagactgacaggtaatcagagcgagtgattcagattctggaagatatgttgagatgttgtatactcaagtttgaaggtagttgggaaaaatatttaccgttaGCTGAATTCACTTATAGTAATAGTTTTCAATCCAATATAAAAATGACACCGTTTGAAGCTCTTTATGGGAAGAAGTGTAAAACACCATTGTATTAGTTTGAGTTGAGTGAATCCAAAATGGTGGGTGCTGATTTGAtccgagaaactgaagaaaaagttcaaattattcgagattgcttgaaagATGCATatgatcatcaaaaatcatatgcggatCTGAAAAGGAAAGATATAGAATTTGTTGTTGGTGATCGGGTATTCTTAAAAGTCTAtccgtggaagaaagtgttaCGTTTCTGCAGGAAAGaaaagttgagtccgagatttatcggACTGTACGAGATTGTTGAAAGAATCGACCCTGTAGCTTATAAATTAGCTTTGCCCTCTGAACTCGAGaaaatccataatgtgtttcataaTTCAATGCTGAGACGGTAcaaatctgatccttcacatgtgattcctcatagTGAGATTGAGCTACAGCCAGACTTGACGTATTCGAAAGAACCCGTAAGAATTTTAGCTTGGGAAGATAAAGAATTGTGGAACAAATGAGTACTATTAGTAAAAGTCCTGTGGCATCGTCATGGTtcagaagaagctacttgggaaaccgagaaatcAATAAAACTacaatatctgaatctattttcCGATAacaatttcgaggacaaaattttttaaggggggagagttgtaacagcccaatttttagtggtgacaggacagtggtttcgaaaccattaaTTTCCATCGtgttgactcataaatattatttttataatatttatagaaTTATTATAGTCATATTAAAACTTGGTTTAGAAATattaacgtttagatagttaattaaaagaaaatgactaaattgaaaattgtgtAAAATTTAGTCAATCTTGAATTCCATAGATTTAATAGCTTAACTATGAAATAAAAAGGGGTTTAATGAGTAATTAATCCATTAGAAAATTGATGGACAACAATGGGTCTTTAAATggttattttataaagatatattTAAGGGTAAATGtgcaaattaataattaaattaaagttaataaaacaaaactaaaataaattatcaTCTTTCCATGTTTcacgaaaacaaaagaaaatttctCCATTTTTGAAGCTTCACCTTCGGCTAACTCAAAGGCTTTGCATGTAAGTCTATTTTAATTCGGTTTCTTGtaacttttatgtttttgagatcgttgcaactaggtccggctagcccgtacctttgttttttattttattaaaaattttggaagttgccattgttgaatattgAATGTTTTTTATGAATAACAtgtatttgaagctttgattatgttatatgatgaatttgtaaagtgatttttgttagattttgattttaggattaaattgtgaaaatgtcaaaatattagGGCTTAATAGTGAATTTAATGTTTATTGGGGACTGTTTAAGGGCCtagtatatttggttataatattgatgtaacaacccaattttgggtctagttgtaatagtggttttgggaccacgaatccaactcagaaaaatttatttttattatatttttatggtttacagtttaatggaatgatttcatgaaaattttgttaaaaaattttgatgttggggcactcaatttagtcaaaaggactaaattgtaataagtgaAAAATGTGAGTTCTATGGGTTAAAGGTatataattgttatgaaattttaaattggaggtccttaaatggtaattagactattagttaagttggtggacaaaaatggacatggttaggtatgtttctaaagtttttcattaaagggtaatttagtaatttggtaattaaatgaactaaaaagccaaaataaaagcaaatttttgtccatcttcctcccatggctgAAATTTacaagaagaaaccatggctagggtttgtcaagcttccaagctcgattgtaagtccgttatagctccgtttttaatgatttttatgtttttgaaatccttgtaacatgatctacctatttctagtaCTAATTTGAggaatggttgaaagtctagggtttgaCACATGTTGAATAT from Gossypium arboreum isolate Shixiya-1 chromosome 9, ASM2569848v2, whole genome shotgun sequence includes the following:
- the LOC108464985 gene encoding uncharacterized protein LOC108464985, whose translation is MVGADLIRETEEKVQIIRDCLKDAYDHQKSYADLKRKDIEFVVGDRVFLKVYPWKKVLRFCRKEKLSPRFIGLYEIVERIDPVAYKLALPSELEKIHNVFHNSMLRRYKSDPSHVIPHSEIELQPDLTYSKEPVRILAWEDKELWNK